A genome region from Triticum aestivum cultivar Chinese Spring chromosome 2B, IWGSC CS RefSeq v2.1, whole genome shotgun sequence includes the following:
- the LOC123044576 gene encoding probable mixed-linked glucan synthase 8, whose protein sequence is MVSPATSGGRGGNAGLADPLLATNDDSDGARHVFGAKAKYWAPADEKEMTASRECSGEDGRPLLYRTFKVKGFLVNTYRFLNLARLTAVIVFFAWRVQHPDSDAMWLWWISVVGDFWFGLSWWLNQVPKLNPTICIPTIPLLRQQFDLPDGGSNLPVLDVFISTVDPVEEPMLHTMNSILSILATDYPVDKYATYLSDDGGSLLHYDGLVETAKFAALWVPFCRKHHVEPRAPESYFGMKIRPYTGNLPEEFLDDHRRLRREYEEFKTRLDALFTVIPQRSEAHGREDAKGGGGKATWMADGTQWPGTWTEPAEGHRKGDHAGIIQVMLSQPSSEPQLGEPASSDDGPLDFSAVDVRLPMLVYVSREKRPGYDHQKKAGALNVQLRVSALLSNAPFIINFDCDHYINNSQAFRAAMCFMMDRRDGDNVAFVQFPQRFDDVDPTDRYANHNRMFFDATMLGMNGIQGPSYVGTGSMFRRVALYGADPPRWRPDDVKVLENPNKFGKSMTFINSIPVAANQERSVMSPVSLDEPATTELADVMTCAYEDGTEWGDGVGWVYDMATEDAVTGFRLHRTGWRSMYCDMEPPAFCGTAPINMTERMYQILRWSGGSLEVFFSRFCPLLAGRRLHPMQRVAYTNMTFYPLSALFVVCYHLLPLMWVFNGRFYIQKPYPTYVMYVLIIIISNEVIGMVEIVWAGLTLLDWFRNEQFYMICATGVYPTAVLHVVLRSLGLKGISFKMTAKQLATGARERFAELYDVQWAPLLIPTLVVIAVNVVAIGAAVGKAITWGWSAGQVVEAASGLMFNVWILLMFYPFALGVIGRWGKKPYVLFAMFVAAFAAIAAVYVAVQAALAGNLPYFQLGHWSIGGAVSLPSRRV, encoded by the exons ATGGTTTCGCCGGCGACCAGCGGTGGCCGTGGCGGCAATGCGGGCCTCGCCGACCCGCTGCTTGCGACGAACGACGACAGCGACGGAGCACGGCATGTGTTCGGCGCCAAGGCGAAGTACTGGGCTCCCGCCGACGAGAAGGAGATGACGGCGTCACGGGAGTGCAGCGGCGAGGACGGCCGGCCGCTGTTGTACCGCACGTTTAAAGTCAAGGGCTTCCTTGTGAACACCTACAG GTTCTTGAACTTGGCCAGACTTACGGCGGTCATCGTGTTTTTCGCATGGCGTGTGCAGCACCCAGATTCCGACGCAATGTGGCTGTGGTGGATCTCGGTCGTCGGAGATTTCTGGTTCGGCCTGAGCTGGTGGCTAAACCAGGTCCCGAAGCTCAACCCCACCATATGCATCCCCACGATCCCCCTCCTGAGACAGCAGTTCGACCTGCCCGACGGCGGCTCCAACCTGCCCGTCCTGGACGTGTTCATCAGCACCGTCGACCCTGTGGAGGAGCCCATGCTCCACACCATGAACTCCATCCTCTCCATCCTCGCCACCGACTACCCGGTCGACAAGTACGCCACGTACCTCTCGGACGACGGCGGATCGCTGCTCCACTACGACGGGCTGGTCGAGACCGCCAAGTTCGCCGCCCTGTGGGTTCCGTTCTGCCGGAAGCATCACGTTGAACCAAGGGCGCCGGAGAGCTACTTCGGGATGAAGATCCGCCCGTACACGGGGAATCTGCCCGAAGAGTTCCTCGATGACCATAGGCGTTTGCGGAGGGAGTACGAGGAGTTCAAGACGCGCCTGGACGCACTGTTCACTGTCATCCCGCAACGGTCAGAGGCGCACGGCCGTGAAGACGCCAAAGGAGGAGGAGGGAAGGCGACTTGGATGGCGGACGGGACACAGTGGCCTGGCACATGGACTGAGCCGGCTGAAGGTCACCGGAAAGGAGATCACGCTGGAATTATTCAG GTTATGCTGTCCCAGCCAAGCAGCGAGCCTCAGCTCGGCGAGCCAGCAAGCTCCGACGACGGTCCGCTGGATTTCAGCGCCGTCGACGTGCGGCTGCCGATGCTGGTGTACGTGTCCCGGGAGAAGCGCCCGGGCTATGACCACCAGAAGAAGGCAGGCGCGCTGAACGTGCAGCTGCGCGTCTCCGCTCTGCTCTCCAACGCGCCCTTCATCATCAACTTCGACTGCGACCACTACATCAACAACTCCCAGGCCTTCCGCGCCGCCATGTGCTTCATGATGGACCGGCGCGACGGCGACAACGTCGCCTTCGTCCAGTTCCCGCAGCGCTTCGACGACGTCGACCCCACGGACCGGTACGCCAACCACAACCGCATGTTCTTCGACGCCACCATGCTTGGCATGAACGGCATCCAGGGGCCCTCCTACGTCGGCACCGGCAGCATGTTCCGCCGCGTCGCGCTCTACGGCGCCGACCCGCCTCGGTGGCGCCCGGACGACGTCAAGGTGCTGGAGAACCCCAACAAATTCGGCAAGTCGATGACGTTCATCAACTCCATACCGGTGGCCGCGAACCAGGAACGGTCCGTCATGTCGCCGGTGTCGCTTGACGAGCCGGCAACGACGGAGCTGGCCGACGTCATGACGTGCGCGTACGAGGACGGGACGGAGTGGGGCGATGGCGTCGGGTGGGTGTACGACATGGCGACGGAGGACGCGGTGACCGGCTTCCGGCTGCATCGGACGGGGTGGCGGTCCATGTACTGCGACATGGAGCCCCCCGCGTTCTGCGGCACGGCCCCGATCAACATGACGGAGCGCATGTACCAGATCCTGCGCTGGTCGGGGGGCTCCTTGGAGGTGTTCTTCTCCCGTTTCTGCCCGCTCCTCGCCGGCCGTCGGCTCCACCCCATGCAGCGCGTCGCCTACACCAACATGACGTTCTACCCGCTCTCGGCGCTCTTCGTCGTCTGCTACCACCTCTTGCCGCTGATGTGGGTCTTCAACGGCCGGTTCTACATCCAGAAGCCCTACCCGACGTACGTGATgtacgtcctcatcatcatcatctccaacGAGGTGATCGGCATGGTGGAGATCGTGTGGGCGGGGCTCACGTTGCTCGACTGGTTCCGCAACGAGCAGTTCTACATGATCTGCGCGACGGGCGTGTACCCGACGGCGGTGCTGCACGTCGTGCTCAGGTCCCTCGGCCTGAAAGGCATATCCTTCAAGATGACGGCGAAGCAGCTGGCCACCGGCGCGAGGGAGAGGTTCGCCGAGCTGTACGACGTGCAGTGGGCGCCGTTGCTGATACCCACACTGGTGGTGATCGCCGTGAACGTGGTTGCCATCGGCGCGGCGGTGGGGAAGGCGATCACCTGGGGCTGGTCGGCCGGGCAGGTCGTCGAGGCGGCCAGCGGGCTCATGTTCAACGTGTGGATCCTGCTCATGTTCTACCCGTTCGCGCTCGGGGTTATTGGGCGCTGGGGCAAGAAGCCCTATGTCCTCTTCGCCATGTTTGTGGCCGCGTTCGCTGCCATTGCGGCGGTGTATGTCGCCGTCCAGGCGGCGCTCGCTGGCAACCTGCCGTACTTCCAGCTGGGACACTGGTCGATCGGCGGTGCCGTTTCTCTGCCAAGCCGGCGGGTTTAG